The Sinomonas sp. P10A9 genome contains the following window.
CAGGTCCAGCTCGGTGCCCCACCCCTTCCGTACGAGGGCGAGGTCAATCTGCGCGCCGGACTCCGACGCCAGGGTGAGGGTCTGGGCAGGGGCCGTCGCGGAAGGACGGGCCGATGGGGCGGGGCCCCCACCGAGCGCGGTCCCCACCACTGGTCCGGCCGCGATTCCCGCGGCGAAGAACCCCGCGGCCGCCGCAGCGAGGGACCCCGCCCACACCGCCGAACGCGCACGACGGCGCCGGGCCACCCGGGCAAGCAGCTCGCGCGGCGCGCCGGCTGGCCCGAGGGCATAGTCAGGCGAGCGGGCGTCGTCGTGCGCGATCTCCGCGGCGCGCGCGAGGGGAACCGCATCGAGGAGCGCCGGCAGGGTCTCGAGCGAGGCGAGCTCGGCACGGCAGTGGACGCACGCCGCGAGGTGTACCTCGACCGCCCTGGCTTCGTCCGGGGAGAGGGCGCCCAGCACGTAGGCGCCGAGGTCGAGGCGAAGCCCTTCGTGCCCGGAGGGATGCTGTGTGGCGGTCATCGGTCCACCCCCATCTCGTCGAGCGCGGAGCGCAGGGACTTGAGCGCGTAGAAGCAGCGGGACTTCACGGTTCCGGCCGGTACACCGAGCTCTTGGGCTGCTTCCGCGACGCTGAGCCGGCGGTAGTGCACGGCCACGAGCGCCTGACGGTGCTCCGGCGTGAGCCTCGCGAGGGCCTCCTCCATCACCACGCGGTCGAGGAGCTCGTCGATGCGCTCCACATCCACGGCCACGGCGAAGCCATCGGGCATCTCGTCGATTGAGGCCGCGGACCTCGGGCGCCGCGCGGCGAGGCGGTGCTGGTCCACGATCAGGTTCCTCACTGTCCGGTACAGGTAGGCACGGAGGCTCTGGGTGTCCGGCGGTGCCTGGCGCCACACGCGGATGATCGCCTCCTGCACAATGTCCTCCGCTTTCGAGCTGCCCACCGCCCCACGCGCGAAGCGGCGGAGCGCGGCACCGTGCTCGCGGTAGAGCGCCGCGACAGCGTCCTCATCCATGGGCATGCAGGCCTCCTCGCCACTCACACGCGCCCGGAGCCGATTCGGTTCATTCCGCCTGAACCATTCTGCGCCCGGAGGCGTCTGAGGGGCAGAGCGACGGGCCAACCGCCGCACCAACGGGAAGGCAAACCATGAACAAGCGAGCAGCCGTGTGGATGGCCGCAGCCTGGGCGGTGCCGGCCTTGGCACTCGCCGGCTGCGGCGGCACGAGCGGGGGGTCGACGTCATCCTCGGCAGGCGCACCGGCGTCGTCCTCCGCGCCAGCGTCGTCCTCCGCACCGGCGTCGTCCTCCGCGCCAGCGTCGTCGCAGGCGGCCGCCGGCGTCACGCTCAAGACCTCGAACGCGGGCGGGCAGACCATTGTCGTAGACGGGAAGTCCATGACCGTTTACGTCTACACGAGGGACAACAAGGGCACGACGGCGAGTGCGTGCGTCGGCGGGTGCGCGCCCCTCTGGCCTGCTGTCACCACTACGGGTACCCCGACACTTCAGGGGGTCACCGGCACGATCGGGAGCATCAAGACCGCCGACGGCAAGGATCAGGTGACGATCAACGGCATGCCCCTCTACTACTACGCCAAGGACACCGCGGCGGGCGACACCAAGGGTCAGGGCGTGGCGGGCGTCTGGTACGTCGTGGGTGCCAACGGGAACATGATCCAGGCGGCGCTCATGGCGGGCACCTCCGGCTACTGACGGGAGCGGCCCGCA
Protein-coding sequences here:
- a CDS encoding anti-sigma factor family protein gives rise to the protein MTATQHPSGHEGLRLDLGAYVLGALSPDEARAVEVHLAACVHCRAELASLETLPALLDAVPLARAAEIAHDDARSPDYALGPAGAPRELLARVARRRRARSAVWAGSLAAAAAGFFAAGIAAGPVVGTALGGGPAPSARPSATAPAQTLTLASESGAQIDLALVRKGWGTELDLTCHGMPNGGVFTVWVVGADGSSQQAASWSSAGYASRAVLTGATSIQLASIRTVEIRDAAQQTIASTSVG
- a CDS encoding sigma-70 family RNA polymerase sigma factor; the protein is MPMDEDAVAALYREHGAALRRFARGAVGSSKAEDIVQEAIIRVWRQAPPDTQSLRAYLYRTVRNLIVDQHRLAARRPRSAASIDEMPDGFAVAVDVERIDELLDRVVMEEALARLTPEHRQALVAVHYRRLSVAEAAQELGVPAGTVKSRCFYALKSLRSALDEMGVDR
- a CDS encoding COG4315 family predicted lipoprotein; translated protein: MNKRAAVWMAAAWAVPALALAGCGGTSGGSTSSSAGAPASSSAPASSSAPASSSAPASSQAAAGVTLKTSNAGGQTIVVDGKSMTVYVYTRDNKGTTASACVGGCAPLWPAVTTTGTPTLQGVTGTIGSIKTADGKDQVTINGMPLYYYAKDTAAGDTKGQGVAGVWYVVGANGNMIQAALMAGTSGY